A genome region from Mycobacterium florentinum includes the following:
- a CDS encoding sulfate/molybdate ABC transporter ATP-binding protein: MTDAKTGDLAITVRDANKRYGDFVALEHVDFVVPTGSLTALLGPSGSGKSTLLRTIAGLDQPDTGTITINGRDVTRVPPQRRGIGFVFQHYAAFKHMTVRDNVAYGLKIRKRPKAEVKDKVDNLLEVVGLSGFQGRYPNQLSGGQRQRMALARALAVDPQVLLLDEPFGALDAKVREDLRAWLRRLHDEVHVTTVLVTHDQAEALDVADRIAVLNKGRIEQVGSPTEVYDAPANAFVMSFLGAVSTLNGSLVRPHDIRVGRNPEMAIAGGDSAAESIGVVRATVDRVVALGFEVRVELTSAATGGSFTAQITRGDAEALALKDGDTVYVRATRVPSSIAATAPLGSADEDQSTLTSA; encoded by the coding sequence ATGACCGACGCCAAAACCGGCGACCTCGCGATCACCGTGCGCGACGCCAACAAACGCTACGGCGATTTCGTCGCATTGGAACACGTGGACTTCGTCGTTCCCACCGGCTCGCTGACGGCATTGCTCGGGCCCAGCGGTTCGGGCAAGTCGACCCTGCTGCGCACCATCGCCGGCCTCGACCAGCCCGACACCGGGACGATCACGATCAACGGCCGGGACGTCACCCGGGTGCCGCCGCAACGGCGCGGCATCGGATTCGTGTTCCAGCATTACGCCGCGTTCAAGCACATGACGGTCCGCGACAATGTCGCGTACGGACTGAAGATCCGCAAGCGACCCAAGGCCGAGGTCAAGGACAAGGTCGACAACCTGCTGGAAGTGGTGGGGCTCAGCGGATTTCAGGGTCGTTACCCCAACCAGCTCTCCGGCGGTCAGCGCCAGCGGATGGCGCTGGCGCGAGCGTTGGCCGTCGACCCGCAAGTGCTGTTGCTCGACGAGCCGTTCGGCGCGCTGGACGCCAAGGTCCGCGAGGATCTGCGGGCCTGGTTACGGCGCCTGCACGACGAGGTCCACGTCACCACGGTGCTGGTCACCCACGATCAGGCCGAGGCGCTCGATGTGGCCGACCGGATTGCGGTGCTCAACAAGGGCCGTATCGAGCAGGTCGGATCCCCGACCGAGGTCTACGACGCTCCCGCGAACGCGTTCGTGATGTCGTTTTTGGGTGCGGTCTCGACACTGAACGGCAGTTTGGTTCGCCCGCACGACATTCGGGTCGGCCGCAATCCCGAGATGGCGATCGCCGGCGGCGACAGCGCCGCCGAGTCCATCGGGGTGGTCCGCGCGACCGTCGACCGGGTGGTGGCGCTGGGCTTCGAGGTACGCGTCGAGTTGACCAGCGCGGCCACCGGCGGCAGCTTCACCGCCCAAATCACCCGAGGCGACGCCGAGGCACTGGCCCTTAAGGACGGCGACACCGTGTACGTGCGCGCGACGCGCGTGCCGTCCAGCATCGCCGCTACCGCGCCGTTGGGGAGCGCCGACGAAGATCAGAGCACGTTGACGTCGGCTTGA
- a CDS encoding sirohydrochlorin chelatase, producing the protein MRVARVVTTLVLTAHGSKDPRSAANARAVAGQVASLRPNLDVRLAFLEHSSPSLADVLTSVDGPAVVTPLLLANAYHARVDIPAQIADCVTTQHVSQAPVLGEDDRLVSVLRRRVTELGVSRLDDSVGVLVVAIGTSDLAVNARTGRVAPKLLAGTSWAGATTAFATQQERSLAEALGRLRRQRAGRVIIAPWFLAPGLIPDRVQRFAAKARIEMAAPLGAHRLVAETVLDRFAATAAEQIAA; encoded by the coding sequence ATGCGGGTTGCACGCGTCGTGACCACGCTCGTGCTGACCGCGCACGGAAGCAAGGATCCACGGTCGGCGGCCAACGCGCGGGCCGTCGCCGGCCAGGTGGCGAGCTTGCGGCCGAATCTCGATGTGCGACTGGCATTCCTGGAACACAGCTCACCCAGCCTGGCCGATGTGCTGACGTCGGTGGATGGCCCGGCGGTGGTCACCCCGCTGCTGTTGGCCAACGCCTACCACGCCCGGGTCGACATCCCTGCCCAGATCGCCGATTGCGTTACGACCCAACACGTATCGCAGGCACCGGTGCTCGGTGAGGACGACCGGCTGGTGTCGGTGCTGCGTCGGCGCGTGACGGAGCTGGGGGTCTCGCGCCTCGATGACAGTGTCGGTGTTCTCGTCGTGGCGATCGGCACATCCGACCTGGCGGTGAACGCCCGCACGGGACGGGTGGCGCCAAAGCTGTTGGCGGGCACGAGTTGGGCAGGGGCAACTACCGCGTTCGCCACCCAACAGGAACGCTCGCTGGCCGAAGCGCTGGGCCGGCTGCGCCGCCAGCGCGCCGGCCGGGTGATCATCGCGCCGTGGTTCCTGGCTCCGGGGTTAATACCCGACCGGGTACAAAGATTCGCCGCGAAGGCCCGCATCGAGATGGCCGCCCCGCTGGGTGCCCACCGTTTGGTGGCCGAGACGGTGCTGGATCGCTTCGCCGCTACGGCCGCCGAACAGATCGCTGCCTGA
- a CDS encoding phosphoadenylyl-sulfate reductase, with protein MSDQATDPAYAALRELAARGAAELEGASATELLRWTDENFGGINGPRGWATCNYIVASNMQDAVLVDMASKVRPGVPVLFLDTGYHFVETIGTRDAVESVYDVRVLNVTPEHTVAEQDERNGKDLFARDPGECCRLRKVAPLSKALSGYSAWVTGIRRVEAPTRANAPLISFDEAFKLVKINPLAAWTDDDMQNYIDEHDVLVNPLVYEGYPSIGCAPCTAKPAEGADPRSGRWQGQAKTECGLHAS; from the coding sequence ATGAGCGACCAAGCGACCGATCCGGCCTACGCCGCCCTGCGCGAGCTGGCCGCCCGGGGCGCGGCCGAACTGGAGGGCGCCAGCGCGACCGAGCTGCTGCGCTGGACGGATGAGAACTTCGGCGGTATCAACGGACCGCGCGGCTGGGCGACATGCAACTACATCGTCGCCTCCAATATGCAGGATGCCGTGCTGGTGGATATGGCGTCCAAGGTGCGCCCCGGTGTACCGGTGCTGTTCCTCGACACCGGCTATCACTTCGTCGAAACGATCGGTACTCGCGACGCGGTCGAATCCGTCTACGACGTACGGGTTCTCAACGTCACGCCGGAGCACACGGTGGCCGAGCAAGACGAGCGCAACGGCAAAGACCTGTTCGCGCGGGACCCCGGTGAATGCTGCCGGCTGCGCAAGGTCGCCCCGCTGAGCAAAGCGCTCAGTGGTTACTCCGCCTGGGTGACCGGGATACGCCGGGTCGAGGCACCCACCCGCGCGAACGCGCCATTGATCAGTTTCGACGAGGCATTCAAACTGGTGAAGATCAACCCGCTGGCGGCGTGGACCGACGACGACATGCAGAACTACATCGACGAGCACGACGTCCTGGTCAATCCGCTTGTCTACGAAGGTTATCCGTCGATCGGCTGCGCCCCTTGCACCGCCAAACCGGCCGAAGGCGCCGACCCCCGCAGCGGACGTTGGCAGGGACAGGCCAAAACCGAATGCGGGTTGCACGCGTCGTGA
- a CDS encoding nitrite/sulfite reductase, which yields MTTARPAKARSEGQWALGDREPLNPNEEFKQAGPPLEVRERIENVYAKEGFDSIEKNDLRGRMRWWGLYTQREQGYDGSFTGDDNADLLEAKYFMMRVRCDGGALSAAALRTVGQISTEFARDTADISDRENVQYHWIRVEDVPEIWRRLAEVGLQTAEACGDCPRVILGSPLAGESLDEVLDPTWAIDEIVRRYIGDPDFADLPRKYKTAISGLQDVVHEVNDIAFIGVNHPEHGPGLDLWVGGGLSTNPMLGQRVGAWVPLEEVPEVWHAVTSIFRDYGYRRLRAKARLKFLIKDWGIEKFREVLETEYLKRPLIDGPAPEPVKHPIDHVGVQRLKNGLNAVGVAAIAGRVSGTILTAVADLAEQAGSDRIRFTPYQKLVILDIPDDKLDDLIAGLEALGLQSQPSHWRRNLMACTGIEYCKLSFAETRVKAQTLVPELEARLEDINSQLDVPITVNINGCPNSCARIQVADIGFKGQMVDDGDGNSVEGFQVHLGGSLGLDSGFGRKLRQHKVTSDELGDYIDRVARNFLKHRNDGERFAQWALRAEEGDLR from the coding sequence ATGACCACAGCCCGTCCCGCCAAGGCTCGAAGCGAGGGCCAGTGGGCGCTGGGGGATCGCGAGCCGCTCAACCCCAACGAGGAGTTCAAGCAGGCCGGCCCCCCGCTCGAGGTGCGCGAACGCATCGAAAACGTCTACGCCAAAGAGGGCTTCGACAGCATCGAGAAGAACGATCTGCGGGGCCGGATGCGCTGGTGGGGTCTGTACACCCAGCGCGAGCAGGGCTACGACGGCTCGTTCACGGGCGACGACAATGCCGATTTGCTGGAAGCCAAATACTTCATGATGAGGGTGCGCTGCGACGGCGGCGCACTGTCGGCGGCCGCGCTGCGCACCGTGGGCCAGATCTCCACCGAATTCGCCCGCGACACCGCCGATATCTCCGATCGAGAGAACGTGCAATACCACTGGATACGGGTGGAGGACGTCCCCGAGATCTGGCGGCGCCTGGCCGAGGTCGGACTGCAGACCGCCGAGGCCTGTGGTGACTGCCCGCGCGTCATCCTGGGCTCACCGCTGGCCGGTGAGTCGCTGGACGAGGTGCTCGACCCGACCTGGGCGATCGACGAGATCGTCCGCCGCTACATCGGCGACCCCGACTTCGCCGACCTGCCGCGCAAGTACAAGACCGCGATCTCGGGTCTGCAGGATGTGGTGCACGAGGTCAACGACATCGCGTTCATCGGCGTCAACCACCCCGAGCACGGCCCCGGGCTGGACCTCTGGGTCGGTGGCGGCCTGTCGACCAACCCGATGCTGGGTCAACGGGTCGGCGCCTGGGTGCCGCTCGAAGAGGTGCCCGAGGTGTGGCACGCGGTGACCTCGATCTTCCGCGATTACGGCTACCGGCGGCTGCGGGCCAAGGCGCGGCTGAAGTTCCTGATCAAGGACTGGGGCATCGAGAAGTTTCGCGAAGTCCTGGAGACCGAGTACCTCAAGCGTCCGCTGATCGACGGACCGGCCCCCGAGCCGGTCAAGCATCCGATCGACCATGTCGGCGTGCAGCGACTCAAGAACGGGCTCAACGCGGTCGGCGTCGCCGCCATCGCGGGGCGCGTGTCGGGCACCATCCTCACCGCGGTGGCCGACCTCGCCGAGCAGGCCGGCTCCGACCGGATCCGGTTCACGCCCTACCAGAAGCTGGTCATCCTCGACATCCCCGACGACAAGCTCGACGACCTGATCGCCGGTTTGGAGGCACTCGGCCTGCAGTCGCAGCCGTCGCATTGGCGCCGGAACCTGATGGCGTGCACCGGGATCGAGTACTGCAAGCTGTCCTTCGCCGAAACTCGGGTCAAGGCACAGACTTTGGTACCCGAGCTGGAGGCTCGGCTCGAAGACATCAACTCGCAGCTCGATGTTCCGATCACCGTCAACATCAACGGCTGCCCCAACTCGTGCGCGCGAATTCAGGTCGCCGACATCGGCTTCAAGGGCCAGATGGTCGACGACGGCGATGGCAACTCGGTCGAGGGCTTCCAGGTACACCTGGGTGGCAGCCTCGGCCTGGACAGCGGATTCGGTCGAAAACTGCGCCAGCACAAGGTCACCAGCGACGAGCTGGGCGACTACATCGATCGGGTGGCGCGCAATTTCCTCAAGCACCGCAACGACGGGGAACGGTTCGCGCAGTGGGCGCTTCGCGCCGAGGAGGGCGATCTGCGATGA
- a CDS encoding Ms4527A family Cys-rich leader peptide, translating into MTLAQPSLRIALVARRHIDLKRVCSCSCPA; encoded by the coding sequence GTGACCCTCGCCCAGCCCAGCTTGCGCATTGCGTTAGTGGCGCGACGGCACATCGATCTCAAGCGCGTCTGCAGCTGTAGCTGTCCGGCTTGA
- the hemW gene encoding radical SAM family heme chaperone HemW produces the protein MALRAAPVELPGMQRNPGRSFGVYVHVPFCITRCGYCDFNTYTPAELGGVNPDAWLEALRTELALAAARLDAPTVNTVFVGGGTPSLLGPARIVALLDMVREHFVLAPDAEITTEANPESAWPDFFEAARAAGFTRVSLGMQSVSPFVLGVLDRIHTPNRSAAAAREALAAGFEHVSLDLIYGTPGETDDELLRSVDTAIATGVDHVSAYALVVEEGTALARRVRSGELAAPDDDVLAHRYELLDERLSVAGFDWYEVSNWSRPGGECRHNVGYWDGGQWWGAGPGAHGYVGATRWWNVKHPTSYSETLADSVLPVAGFEQLDAAALHTEDVLLKTRMRQGLPLEVLDAAERERAKTVVAEGLLVADADRLVLTPRGRLLADAVVRTLLG, from the coding sequence ATGGCTCTTCGCGCGGCACCGGTTGAGCTGCCCGGGATGCAGCGCAACCCCGGACGGTCGTTCGGGGTGTACGTCCATGTCCCGTTCTGCATAACCCGTTGCGGGTATTGCGATTTCAACACCTACACACCCGCGGAGTTGGGCGGCGTCAACCCGGACGCCTGGCTGGAGGCGTTGCGCACCGAGCTGGCGCTGGCCGCCGCGCGGCTGGACGCGCCGACGGTGAACACCGTGTTCGTCGGGGGTGGGACGCCGTCGCTGCTGGGCCCTGCGCGCATCGTCGCGTTGCTGGACATGGTGCGCGAGCATTTCGTACTGGCGCCGGACGCCGAGATCACCACCGAGGCCAACCCGGAGTCCGCCTGGCCGGACTTCTTCGAGGCCGCCCGAGCGGCCGGGTTCACTCGGGTGTCGCTCGGTATGCAGTCGGTGTCCCCATTCGTGCTGGGCGTCCTCGACCGGATCCACACGCCGAACCGGTCGGCGGCGGCCGCCCGCGAGGCATTGGCGGCGGGCTTCGAACACGTCAGCCTTGACTTGATCTACGGAACGCCGGGTGAAACCGATGACGAGCTGCTGCGCTCGGTCGATACGGCGATCGCGACCGGCGTCGACCACGTGTCCGCATATGCGTTGGTGGTCGAGGAGGGAACCGCGCTGGCGCGCAGGGTCCGCAGCGGCGAGCTGGCCGCACCCGACGACGACGTGTTGGCCCACCGCTACGAGTTGCTCGACGAGCGCCTGTCCGTGGCCGGCTTCGATTGGTACGAGGTGTCCAACTGGTCGCGGCCCGGCGGTGAGTGCCGACACAATGTCGGCTACTGGGACGGTGGGCAGTGGTGGGGTGCGGGACCGGGTGCGCACGGATATGTCGGCGCAACGCGGTGGTGGAATGTCAAGCACCCCACCAGTTACTCGGAGACGCTGGCCGATTCGGTGTTGCCGGTAGCGGGATTCGAGCAGCTCGACGCCGCGGCATTGCACACCGAGGATGTGCTGTTGAAAACCCGGATGCGCCAGGGACTCCCGCTGGAGGTGCTCGACGCCGCGGAGCGCGAACGAGCCAAAACCGTTGTTGCCGAAGGCTTGCTGGTCGCCGATGCCGACCGGCTGGTCCTCACGCCGCGTGGCCGGTTGCTGGCCGACGCGGTCGTGCGGACACTGCTGGGGTGA
- a CDS encoding sodium-dependent bicarbonate transport family permease, protein MLQEFWHNFTHNLFKPLLLFFYFGFLIPILKVRFEFPYVIYQGLTMYLLLAIGWHGGEELAEVNASSVGAIVGFMVLGFVLNFTIGIIAYYLLGWLTKLRRIDRATVAGYYGSDSAGTFATCVAVLTAVNIAFNAYMPVMLAVMEIPGCLVALYLVAHLRHRGVDSAGNMADEPDYVAVKVGVGPGTAARPPHGQSLETERALGIEEELELSLEKGERTEELDVSPGTQLTKKKPSLFSRELIQEVFLNPGLVLLIGGIVIGLISGLQGQKVVQDDDKFFVMAFQGVLCLFLLEMGMTASRKLKDLRTAGPGFIFFALLAPNVFATLGIFVACTYASVTHTDFKTGTYVLFAVLCGAASYIAVPAVQRLAIPEASPTLPLAASLGLTFSYNVTIGIPLYIEIARVIGRWFGV, encoded by the coding sequence ATGCTGCAAGAGTTCTGGCATAACTTCACGCATAACCTGTTCAAGCCGCTGTTGCTTTTCTTCTACTTCGGATTTCTGATTCCGATCTTGAAGGTGCGATTCGAGTTCCCTTATGTGATCTACCAAGGCCTCACCATGTACCTGCTGTTGGCTATCGGCTGGCACGGGGGTGAGGAACTCGCCGAGGTCAATGCCTCCAGCGTCGGGGCGATCGTGGGATTCATGGTGTTGGGCTTCGTGCTCAACTTCACGATCGGCATCATCGCCTATTACCTGCTCGGCTGGCTGACCAAATTGCGCAGAATCGACCGGGCAACCGTCGCCGGTTATTACGGGTCGGACTCGGCCGGCACGTTCGCCACCTGCGTGGCGGTCCTTACCGCGGTGAACATCGCCTTCAACGCCTACATGCCGGTGATGCTGGCCGTCATGGAGATTCCCGGCTGCCTGGTGGCGCTCTACCTGGTAGCGCATCTGCGGCACCGCGGGGTCGACTCGGCGGGCAACATGGCCGACGAGCCGGACTACGTGGCGGTCAAGGTCGGCGTCGGGCCCGGCACCGCGGCACGGCCTCCGCACGGCCAGAGCCTGGAGACCGAGCGCGCCTTGGGTATCGAGGAGGAGCTCGAGCTTTCGCTGGAAAAGGGTGAGCGCACAGAGGAACTCGATGTGAGTCCGGGTACCCAGCTCACCAAGAAGAAGCCGTCGCTGTTCTCCCGTGAGCTGATCCAGGAGGTCTTCCTCAACCCCGGGTTGGTGCTGCTGATCGGCGGGATCGTGATCGGCCTGATCAGTGGTCTGCAGGGCCAAAAGGTGGTCCAAGACGACGACAAGTTCTTCGTCATGGCGTTCCAGGGTGTGCTCTGTCTGTTCCTGCTCGAGATGGGCATGACGGCGTCGCGCAAGTTGAAAGACCTGAGAACGGCGGGGCCCGGATTCATCTTCTTTGCGTTGCTGGCCCCGAATGTCTTTGCCACGCTGGGCATTTTCGTCGCGTGCACCTATGCCAGCGTGACCCACACCGACTTCAAGACGGGCACCTACGTGCTGTTCGCGGTCCTGTGCGGCGCGGCGTCCTACATCGCCGTGCCGGCGGTCCAGCGACTGGCAATCCCGGAAGCGAGCCCGACACTGCCGTTGGCCGCGTCACTGGGTCTGACGTTCTCCTACAACGTCACCATCGGAATCCCGCTCTACATCGAGATTGCCCGCGTGATCGGACGGTGGTTCGGCGTCTGA
- a CDS encoding salicylate synthase — MTEASVETNSIGAAFPLIPIPARVDPADLAAELAAVLDKRVGEQYLLYEHTGQWVLASGVHAMVELDSDELRVIRDGVTQRQRWSGRPGSVLGAAIDALLRETDQVFGWIAFEFGVYKYGLQQRLAPGTPLARLFWPSSRIVVSQDGISLSSDAHREVVLELLREGVPDLRKARGIDIAADGSKYRNRVNTAVSEIAAGQYNKVILSRSVEVPFALDFPSTYRLGRRHNTPVRSFLLQLGGIRALGYSPELVTAVRQDGEVITEPLAGTRALGRGRANDRQARDDLESNSKEIVEHAISVRTSLQEMSEIAEPGTAIVTDFMTVRERGSVQHLGSTVTGRLDASSDRMDALEALFPAVTASGIPKGAGVEAIMRLDEAPRGLYSGAVVMVSADGALDAALTLRAAYESDAKTWLRAGAGIIEESQAEREFEETCEKLSTLAPYLIARQ, encoded by the coding sequence GTGACTGAAGCTAGCGTCGAGACAAATTCGATCGGTGCGGCGTTTCCGCTGATTCCCATCCCGGCCCGCGTCGACCCTGCTGATCTGGCCGCCGAGTTGGCGGCGGTGCTGGACAAGCGGGTCGGCGAGCAGTATTTGCTCTACGAACACACCGGCCAATGGGTGCTGGCCAGCGGTGTGCACGCGATGGTCGAGTTGGATAGCGATGAATTGCGGGTTATCCGCGACGGCGTGACGCAGCGACAACGGTGGTCCGGGCGGCCGGGATCGGTTCTCGGTGCGGCGATTGACGCGCTGCTGCGAGAAACCGACCAGGTTTTCGGTTGGATCGCATTCGAATTCGGTGTCTACAAGTACGGGCTGCAACAGCGGCTGGCGCCGGGCACCCCGTTGGCCCGGCTGTTCTGGCCCAGTTCCCGGATCGTGGTAAGCCAGGACGGCATTTCTCTCTCCTCGGACGCACATCGCGAAGTGGTGCTCGAATTACTCCGCGAGGGCGTGCCTGACCTGCGTAAAGCCCGCGGGATCGATATCGCCGCCGACGGATCGAAATACCGCAATCGGGTGAATACGGCGGTCAGCGAGATCGCGGCCGGGCAGTACAACAAGGTGATTCTTTCCCGTTCCGTGGAAGTGCCTTTCGCGCTGGACTTTCCGTCTACCTATCGGCTGGGCCGCCGGCACAACACGCCGGTGAGGTCGTTTCTGCTGCAGCTGGGCGGAATTCGGGCGCTGGGCTACAGCCCCGAGCTCGTCACGGCCGTGCGGCAGGACGGCGAGGTGATCACCGAGCCGTTGGCCGGCACCCGCGCGCTCGGCCGCGGTCGGGCCAACGACCGTCAAGCCCGCGATGACCTGGAGTCGAACTCCAAAGAGATTGTCGAGCATGCGATTTCGGTGCGCACCTCGCTACAGGAGATGAGCGAGATCGCCGAACCCGGAACGGCGATCGTGACCGACTTCATGACCGTGCGGGAGCGGGGGAGTGTGCAACACCTGGGCTCCACCGTCACCGGGCGGTTGGATGCGTCCAGCGACCGAATGGACGCGTTGGAGGCGCTCTTCCCGGCGGTCACCGCCTCGGGCATCCCGAAGGGCGCCGGCGTCGAGGCCATCATGCGTCTCGACGAAGCGCCGCGGGGGCTGTATTCCGGTGCGGTGGTGATGGTCTCGGCCGACGGAGCTCTGGATGCCGCGCTGACCCTGCGGGCGGCCTACGAATCCGACGCAAAGACCTGGCTGCGGGCCGGCGCCGGGATCATCGAAGAATCGCAAGCCGAGCGCGAATTCGAGGAGACCTGCGAGAAGCTGTCCACGCTGGCGCCGTATCTGATTGCGCGTCAGTAG
- a CDS encoding MerR family transcriptional regulator: MPSDRPPRPEPGTIASVLYNVRRVPKRVRRQSRDFIETAVSQLFDAAVRHPHGTAASGEYRIDDLARLAGTTTRNIRVYRDRGLLPPPLRVGRIALFNDTHLTRLRLITSMLDRGYNLAHVQEMLSAWEQGKNLGDVLGLETAIVGTWTTEKPETMALVDARRLVDDPTAFERLVALQVIRVDGAQATVTRPKLIEAFNEIRGYGVKLEKLVDLHEQIVPQIDKISDLLVRAGAEHVLDKIKPGQALPADAEIAELITMLVRFRTQAVATVTATLASSIESSIESLASRILADYLERSPEGGAEAPPDELAERRRQAN; this comes from the coding sequence ATGCCATCCGACCGACCGCCTCGCCCGGAGCCCGGCACCATCGCGAGCGTCCTGTACAACGTGCGACGGGTTCCCAAACGCGTTCGCCGCCAATCCCGGGACTTCATCGAGACCGCGGTGTCCCAGCTTTTCGACGCGGCGGTGCGTCACCCGCACGGTACCGCGGCGTCCGGGGAGTACCGGATCGACGACCTGGCCCGGCTGGCCGGCACCACGACCCGCAACATCCGGGTCTACCGCGATCGCGGGCTGCTACCGCCGCCGCTGCGGGTCGGCCGCATCGCCTTGTTCAACGACACCCATCTGACCCGGCTGCGGTTGATCACTTCGATGCTCGACCGCGGCTACAACCTCGCCCACGTGCAGGAGATGCTCAGCGCGTGGGAGCAGGGCAAGAACCTCGGCGATGTTCTGGGCCTGGAGACGGCCATCGTGGGTACCTGGACCACCGAGAAACCGGAGACCATGGCGCTCGTCGACGCCCGTCGGCTCGTCGACGATCCGACGGCATTCGAACGGCTGGTCGCGCTGCAGGTGATCCGGGTCGACGGCGCGCAGGCCACCGTGACCCGGCCCAAGCTGATCGAAGCGTTCAACGAAATCCGGGGCTACGGCGTCAAATTGGAGAAGCTCGTCGACTTGCACGAACAGATCGTGCCCCAGATCGACAAGATCAGCGACCTGCTGGTGCGCGCGGGCGCCGAACACGTCCTCGACAAGATCAAGCCGGGCCAGGCGCTGCCCGCGGACGCCGAGATCGCCGAGCTGATCACGATGCTGGTTCGGTTCCGCACCCAGGCGGTCGCCACCGTCACCGCAACGCTGGCGTCCTCGATTGAATCGAGCATCGAGTCGTTGGCCAGCCGCATCCTCGCCGACTACCTCGAGCGCTCACCGGAAGGCGGGGCCGAAGCACCGCCCGACGAGTTGGCGGAACGCCGCCGCCAAGCCAACTGA
- a CDS encoding flavin-containing monooxygenase, translated as MVAEHTHATLIVGAGFTGLGTAIRLAEAGITDIVILERADRVGGTWRDTTYPGASCDVPSLLYSYSFAQNPTWSRTYSPAAEICRHLEDMATKFDIRRHIRFKHEVVGMSFDEDTGVWTAKTKNRKRFRARTVVLASGPLSDVSFPDIRGLNTFSGHKIHSARWDHDYDFAGKRVAVIGTGASAIQIIPELVKRAEFVKVFQRTPAWVLPRLDVATPTAVQTLFAKVPAAQQLARRALFWGHEASATALVWNTPLTSLVARLGQAHLRATVSDPWLRRQLTPDFAPGCKRMLVSSDYYPALQRDNCKLISWPIATLSPVGIRTSDGIEHHLDCIVFATGYDVHLTGPPFAVTGLGGRSLADEWADGAQAYKSINAHGYPNLFFMTGPNSGPGHNSLLVYIEGQLDYAVRGIRTILDDDLRYLDVREDVQLHHNEDIQRRLTKTTWMSGCRSWYLTKDGFNGSMYPGFATQYLRQMNDFRFADYQAVAGRAAASVTSSA; from the coding sequence ATCGTGGCAGAGCACACCCACGCAACGCTGATCGTCGGCGCCGGCTTCACCGGACTCGGTACCGCAATTCGGTTGGCCGAGGCCGGGATCACCGACATCGTCATCCTGGAGCGCGCCGACCGGGTGGGCGGAACGTGGCGCGACACCACCTATCCGGGGGCCAGCTGTGACGTCCCGTCGCTGCTGTACTCCTACTCGTTCGCGCAGAACCCGACCTGGTCGCGAACGTACTCACCCGCCGCCGAGATCTGCCGCCATCTGGAAGACATGGCGACGAAATTCGACATCCGTCGTCACATCCGGTTCAAGCACGAGGTCGTCGGGATGAGCTTCGACGAGGACACCGGGGTGTGGACGGCCAAGACCAAGAACCGCAAGCGCTTTCGCGCCCGCACCGTCGTGCTGGCGTCCGGCCCGCTGTCGGATGTCAGCTTCCCCGACATCCGCGGCCTGAACACCTTCTCCGGACACAAGATCCACAGCGCCCGCTGGGATCACGACTACGACTTCGCCGGCAAGCGCGTCGCCGTCATCGGTACCGGCGCCAGCGCCATCCAGATCATTCCCGAACTGGTCAAGCGGGCCGAGTTCGTGAAGGTGTTCCAGCGCACCCCCGCTTGGGTGCTGCCCCGGCTGGACGTGGCGACCCCGACGGCGGTGCAGACCTTGTTCGCCAAAGTTCCAGCCGCCCAACAACTTGCCCGCCGAGCGCTGTTCTGGGGCCACGAAGCCAGTGCCACGGCCCTGGTATGGAACACCCCACTCACCTCGCTGGTGGCCCGACTCGGCCAGGCCCATCTGCGCGCCACCGTCTCCGACCCGTGGCTGCGCCGGCAGCTGACGCCCGATTTCGCCCCCGGCTGCAAACGGATGCTGGTCTCCAGCGACTACTACCCGGCGCTGCAGCGCGACAACTGCAAACTGATCTCCTGGCCCATCGCGACGCTGAGCCCGGTCGGCATCCGTACCAGCGACGGCATCGAACACCACCTCGACTGCATCGTGTTCGCCACCGGCTACGACGTCCACCTCACCGGCCCGCCGTTCGCCGTCACCGGTCTCGGCGGACGGTCGCTGGCCGACGAATGGGCCGACGGCGCACAGGCTTACAAGAGCATCAACGCGCACGGCTACCCGAACCTGTTCTTCATGACCGGCCCCAACTCCGGGCCGGGCCACAATTCGCTACTGGTCTACATCGAGGGCCAGCTCGATTACGCCGTGCGCGGGATTCGCACCATCCTCGACGACGACCTGCGCTATCTCGACGTGCGCGAAGACGTCCAGCTGCACCACAACGAGGACATCCAGCGCCGGCTCACCAAGACGACGTGGATGTCGGGTTGCCGCAGTTGGTATCTGACCAAGGACGGGTTCAACGGCTCGATGTACCCGGGCTTCGCGACCCAGTATCTTCGCCAGATGAACGATTTCCGTTTTGCGGACTACCAGGCGGTGGCGGGCCGTGCCGCGGCGAGCGTCACCTCGAGCGCCTGA